A portion of the Musa acuminata AAA Group cultivar baxijiao chromosome BXJ1-1, Cavendish_Baxijiao_AAA, whole genome shotgun sequence genome contains these proteins:
- the LOC103972892 gene encoding uncharacterized protein LOC103972892, with the protein MKAKQQVLMAANASLGFQDAMDRIWFHRNILFLAPTGLDLPAMKKMTTSSETQNSEPVPRCNSHKPKYKNKRPTTLVLGLREPPTGVLRSCPSFPTTSSDLKRESRSDRRRSRRRRAMSRSRSYRSVTELENYEVKGFMDLGFVFRKEELSMEIMNIIPGLQRLGKEGRDDEASREEEEEDDEGVERPYLSEAWMRHDLSVVSPSLQPRSPYGADMKRQLRFWAREVASVIHHKYVKNL; encoded by the exons ATGAAAGCTAAGCAGCAGGTGTTGATGGCTGCAAACGCTTCATTAGGCTTCCAAGATGCCATGGACAGAATCTGGTTCCATAGGAACATTCTTTTCTTGGCGCCTACTGGATTAGACCTCCCCGCGATGAAGAAGATGACAACCTCGTCAGAGACGCAAAACTCGGAACCGGTTCCACGGTGCAACTCGCACAAG CCTAAATACAAGAACAAGAGACCAACAACATTGGTTCTTGGTTTGCGAGAACCGCCTACGGGAGTACTCCGGTCATGTCCTTCGTTCCCGACGACGAGTTCAGATCTCAAGCGTGAGAGCAGGAGCgacagaagaagaagcagaagaagaagagcgatGAGCAGGTCGCGAAGCTACAGGAGCGTGACGGAGCTGGAGAACTACGAAGTGAAGGGTTTCATGGACCTGGGTTTTGTGTTCCGGAAGGAGGAGTTGAGCATGGAGATCATGAACATAATCCCAGGGCTGCAGCGGCTGGGAAAGGAAGGGAGAGATGACGAGGCAagcagagaggaggaggaggaggacgacgaaggCGTGGAGAGGCCATATCTTTCTGAGGCCTGGATGAGACATGATCTCTCAGTCGTCAGCCCATCGCTGCAGCCGAGATCTCCGTATGGAGCTGACATGAAGAGGCAACTCCGTTTCTGGGCCAGAGAGGTGGCTTCTGTCATCCACCACAAATATGTCAAGAACTTGTAA